One part of the Nostoc sp. PCC 7120 = FACHB-418 genome encodes these proteins:
- a CDS encoding transglutaminase domain-containing protein, with product MLNMSFAPTSLTVSQMSGTRTIRPLTAATLCGIAFIQDRLIAIDSIKGHLLEIDPKTDNSKILNPHQAKEFTDVTGLAVWEDNLWVTRGNSVYVSKLSSLGLEHFVTLPYSADGVAVWESTVYVSCHRLGYILIFDRDTRKEITRFYAPGVGVENLVVNGNTLWVCDRTEQTVYSMDRATGEVIFSVLTPFESPTGIAVHLDAETGKENLYVAYASEEPYIRDNPNADPNHELTYRDRTFIHPLYYHHQPDKHYALSNGYLIEMSYAEEISPLEEVYIPEVEWRIALPSETERQKIRHIEPIGIPFTEEVIDGQRVALFKFDALVPGERHIFGWKALLEVRGIKYRITPKEVENIPELSPEFQERYLVDDDDLAMDTSIVRRAAEEAVGSETNLLRKMYSIRNYVYDELSYGIKPYIDTPDIVLERGIGSCGEYVGVLLALCRLNGIPCRTVGRYKCPPQAEQQGVPLQPDFNHVWLEFYIPGFGWLPMESNPDDLGRGSQYPTRFFMGLCWYHIEIGKGVSFETISSQGKRLTKDDIPIGDLAINHIRFTIVKELPDF from the coding sequence ATGCTTAATATGAGTTTTGCACCCACCAGTTTGACAGTTAGCCAAATGTCAGGGACAAGGACAATTAGACCATTGACAGCTGCTACTTTATGTGGCATTGCTTTTATCCAGGATAGACTGATCGCCATTGACAGTATCAAGGGGCATTTACTAGAAATTGACCCGAAAACTGATAACAGCAAGATTCTCAACCCTCACCAAGCCAAAGAGTTTACAGATGTAACCGGTTTAGCTGTTTGGGAGGATAACCTTTGGGTAACTCGCGGTAACAGTGTGTATGTATCTAAGCTCTCATCTTTAGGCTTGGAACATTTTGTCACGTTACCTTATAGCGCCGACGGTGTTGCTGTTTGGGAATCAACAGTTTACGTTAGTTGCCATAGGTTAGGTTACATTCTGATTTTTGACCGCGATACTCGTAAAGAGATTACCAGATTTTATGCCCCTGGAGTTGGGGTAGAGAATTTGGTTGTCAATGGTAATACATTGTGGGTGTGCGATCGCACCGAACAAACAGTCTACTCTATGGATAGGGCAACTGGGGAGGTAATATTTAGTGTTTTAACTCCCTTTGAATCACCTACAGGCATAGCGGTACATTTAGATGCCGAAACAGGTAAAGAAAATCTTTATGTTGCCTACGCCTCAGAAGAACCCTATATCCGGGATAATCCCAATGCTGATCCTAATCATGAATTAACGTACCGCGATCGCACTTTTATTCACCCCCTCTACTATCATCACCAGCCAGATAAACACTACGCCCTTTCTAACGGTTATTTAATCGAAATGTCCTACGCTGAGGAAATTTCGCCTTTAGAAGAGGTGTACATCCCAGAGGTAGAATGGCGGATTGCTCTCCCCTCAGAAACTGAACGCCAAAAAATTCGACACATTGAACCCATCGGTATACCTTTCACAGAAGAAGTCATTGACGGACAACGTGTTGCATTATTTAAATTTGATGCCCTAGTTCCTGGTGAACGCCATATCTTTGGCTGGAAAGCATTATTAGAAGTCCGAGGCATTAAGTATCGCATCACACCCAAAGAAGTAGAGAATATTCCTGAACTATCACCGGAATTTCAAGAGCGCTACTTGGTGGATGATGACGATTTAGCAATGGACACTAGTATAGTCCGCCGCGCTGCTGAAGAAGCTGTTGGCTCAGAAACAAATTTGTTGCGGAAAATGTACAGCATCCGTAATTATGTTTACGATGAGCTATCTTATGGTATTAAGCCATACATAGATACACCTGATATCGTTTTAGAGCGAGGCATTGGTTCCTGTGGCGAATATGTGGGTGTGTTACTTGCTCTTTGCCGTTTGAATGGTATTCCTTGCCGTACCGTGGGCAGATACAAATGCCCCCCACAAGCCGAACAGCAAGGAGTTCCCCTGCAACCAGATTTTAATCATGTGTGGTTAGAATTTTACATTCCTGGCTTTGGCTGGTTGCCGATGGAATCTAACCCTGATGATTTGGGTCGTGGTAGCCAGTACCCTACTCGCTTTTTTATGGGCTTATGCTGGTATCACATTGAAATCGGTAAAGGTGTTTCCTTTGAAACTATCAGTAGTCAAGGTAAGAGATTAACCAAGGATGATATCCCCATAGGTGATTTGGCGATTAATCACATTCGGTTTACAATTGTCAAGGAATTACCAGATTTTTGA
- a CDS encoding serine hydrolase: MVFFQKDEQLENLGNGILEATWTAFPTLARNQIALTWIVYDPPVPVNTGGALTPDAFWNHPVRGFSYRGVERIYPASVVKLFYLVTANEWLEKAMTQPSKELERALRDMIVDSSNDATSLVVDILTGTTSGPELPPGPYDTWKYQRHIINRYYQSLGWEDMQTINVCQKTWGDGPYGRERAFYGEMFENRNMLTTNAIARLLHSIVGGVAVSSGRSQAMMALLKRSLNPHDLPQDVEEDQITGFLGGGLPQDAQIWSKAGWTSQVRHDAAYIELPEQRPYLLVVFTEGKAQANSREILPFLSQLIAQAVSSL, from the coding sequence ATGGTTTTTTTTCAAAAAGACGAACAACTAGAAAATCTGGGTAATGGTATTTTAGAAGCTACTTGGACGGCATTTCCGACTTTAGCCCGTAACCAAATTGCTTTAACTTGGATTGTGTATGATCCACCAGTACCAGTAAATACTGGTGGTGCGTTAACTCCCGATGCTTTTTGGAATCATCCAGTCCGGGGTTTTAGCTATCGTGGCGTGGAACGGATTTATCCGGCGAGTGTAGTTAAATTGTTCTACTTGGTAACAGCCAACGAATGGCTAGAGAAAGCCATGACCCAACCTTCTAAGGAGTTGGAGCGAGCTTTGCGCGATATGATTGTTGATTCTAGCAATGATGCTACCAGCTTAGTAGTAGATATTTTGACCGGCACAACTTCAGGGCCAGAATTACCACCAGGCCCCTATGACACTTGGAAATATCAACGTCATATTATTAATCGCTATTACCAGTCTTTGGGTTGGGAAGATATGCAGACAATTAACGTCTGTCAAAAAACTTGGGGTGATGGCCCTTATGGACGGGAGAGGGCATTTTATGGGGAAATGTTTGAAAATCGCAATATGCTAACCACAAATGCGATCGCACGTTTGCTACATAGTATCGTGGGTGGTGTGGCTGTTTCTAGTGGGCGATCGCAAGCCATGATGGCTTTACTCAAACGCAGTCTCAACCCTCATGATTTACCCCAAGATGTGGAAGAAGACCAAATCACAGGTTTTTTAGGCGGCGGTTTACCCCAAGACGCACAAATTTGGTCAAAAGCCGGTTGGACAAGTCAAGTCCGTCATGACGCAGCCTATATCGAGTTACCAGAACAGCGTCCCTATTTATTAGTAGTTTTCACAGAAGGTAAAGCCCAAGCCAACAGTCGGGAGATTTTGCCTTTTCTATCCCAACTAATTGCTCAAGCCGTGAGTAGTTTATAA
- the recF gene encoding DNA replication/repair protein RecF (All proteins in this family for which functions are known are DNA-binding proteins that assist the filamentation of RecA onto DNA for the initiation of recombination or recombinational repair.), whose translation MYLKTLHLRHFRNYYDQKVEFTAAKTILVGNNAQGKSNLLEAVELLATLRSHRMARDRDFVQEEEPVAQINATLERDTGVSDLSLILRRNGRRTVALNGEPLRRQMDFLGVLNAVQFSSLDLELVRGSPEVRRNWLDTLLIQLEPVYAHILQQYNQVLRQRNAYLKKLQDSALTTQDSALAIWDAQLVTTGTKVIRRRDRALARLAPLATAWHTSISGSTEVLQINYTPNVQLVKNQPEEVQQAFLSQLQQRAVPEIYRGTTLVGPHRDEVELTINQTPARQYGSQGQQRTLVLALKLAELQLIEEVVKEPPLLLLDDVLAELDPSRQNQLLDTIQDRFQTLITTTHLSSFDAQWLNSSQILFVEQGKISTSNAVR comes from the coding sequence ATGTACCTCAAGACTCTACACCTCCGACATTTTCGCAACTACTACGACCAAAAGGTTGAGTTTACGGCTGCCAAAACTATTTTGGTGGGTAATAACGCTCAGGGAAAGTCGAATTTGTTGGAGGCTGTGGAGTTATTGGCGACATTGCGATCGCACCGGATGGCACGCGATCGCGATTTCGTCCAAGAAGAGGAACCAGTAGCCCAAATAAACGCCACTTTGGAGCGAGACACAGGGGTTAGTGACCTCAGTCTGATTCTGCGGCGTAATGGTCGCCGCACGGTCGCCCTGAATGGGGAACCTCTGCGGCGACAAATGGATTTTTTAGGTGTGTTAAATGCGGTGCAGTTCTCCAGTTTGGATTTAGAACTGGTGCGTGGTAGTCCTGAAGTCCGGCGCAACTGGCTGGATACTCTCCTGATTCAGCTTGAGCCAGTTTATGCCCATATTTTGCAGCAATATAATCAGGTGTTACGTCAACGCAATGCCTATTTAAAGAAGTTGCAAGACTCAGCACTCACTACTCAAGACTCAGCCCTGGCTATTTGGGACGCGCAATTGGTTACTACAGGAACAAAGGTAATTAGGAGACGCGATCGCGCTTTAGCTCGACTTGCCCCCCTAGCTACTGCTTGGCACACCAGTATTAGTGGTAGTACAGAAGTTCTGCAAATCAACTATACGCCTAATGTGCAATTGGTGAAAAATCAACCCGAAGAGGTGCAGCAAGCTTTTTTAAGCCAGTTACAGCAACGAGCCGTTCCCGAAATTTACCGAGGTACTACCCTTGTCGGCCCCCATCGGGACGAAGTAGAATTAACTATCAATCAAACTCCAGCCCGTCAATACGGTTCTCAGGGTCAGCAACGCACGCTGGTATTAGCTCTCAAACTCGCAGAACTGCAATTAATTGAGGAAGTTGTTAAAGAACCTCCTTTACTCTTACTTGATGATGTTTTGGCAGAATTAGATCCATCTCGCCAGAATCAATTACTGGATACAATTCAAGACAGATTTCAAACCTTAATTACTACAACTCACCTCAGTTCTTTTGATGCCCAGTGGTTAAACTCATCGCAAATCCTTTTTGTTGAGCAAGGTAAAATATCTACATCTAATGCTGTTAGATAA
- the tnpA gene encoding IS200/IS605-like element ISNsp2 family transposase, whose translation MKSVYNHYNHAIGLATVHLVWIPCRRRRVFANNEKLKLRCIEIFQSVANDKRWIIKALEIAPDHIHLLVEYDPHHSISQIVKAFKGRSSRYLRQEFPELMRLPSLWTHSYMFDTTGKVSTQKVLEYINDPHHG comes from the coding sequence ATGAAATCTGTATATAATCACTACAACCACGCAATCGGATTGGCTACTGTTCATTTAGTTTGGATACCATGTAGACGTAGGAGGGTTTTTGCTAATAATGAAAAATTAAAATTACGATGTATTGAGATATTTCAGTCAGTTGCTAATGATAAAAGATGGATTATCAAAGCACTAGAAATTGCCCCTGACCATATTCATTTATTGGTTGAATATGACCCGCATCATTCAATATCTCAAATAGTTAAAGCATTTAAGGGTAGGTCATCAAGATATTTGCGACAAGAGTTTCCAGAGTTAATGAGATTACCTAGTTTGTGGACACATTCGTATATGTTTGACACTACAGGGAAAGTTAGCACCCAGAAAGTCTTAGAGTACATAAATGACCCGCATCACGGATGA
- a CDS encoding RNA-guided endonuclease InsQ/TnpB family protein, whose protein sequence is MKTLKFKLYQHKRNRFLKRMINAGGAIYNHCIALHKRYYRMWGKHLNCAKLQAHIAKLRKRNPFWQTVGSQAVQDICQRIEKAYQLFFKHNKKGVRPPGFKKVKKYKSFTLKQAGYKFLDGNRVKIGSKIYQFWKSREIEGTVKTLTIKRTPLGELFMVVVVDEGNKPETKFMTGKIAGFDFGLKTFLTCSDGTTIESPQFFKQSLNAIKKASRQHSKKLKGSANREQARKNLVRRYEDIFNRRRDWFWKLAHELTDKFDVLCFETLNLKGMQRLWGRKISDLAFGELLQILEWVAKNKNKLVVFIDPWYPSSKTCSSCGHILENLDLSIRRWRCPSCQSENDRDGNASLNIKRVGSSTLGVGDVRQSQTAISV, encoded by the coding sequence ATGAAAACCTTGAAGTTCAAACTGTACCAGCACAAAAGAAATAGATTTCTCAAACGCATGATTAATGCAGGTGGGGCAATCTACAACCATTGTATTGCTCTACATAAACGCTACTATCGTATGTGGGGCAAACACTTAAACTGTGCAAAACTTCAAGCTCATATTGCCAAACTGAGAAAGCGTAACCCATTTTGGCAAACAGTAGGTTCTCAGGCGGTACAAGATATTTGTCAACGCATTGAGAAAGCCTACCAATTATTTTTTAAACACAACAAGAAGGGGGTTAGACCACCAGGATTTAAGAAGGTAAAAAAATACAAATCATTTACTCTAAAACAAGCAGGTTATAAGTTTTTGGATGGAAATAGAGTAAAAATTGGGAGTAAAATTTATCAGTTTTGGAAGTCTAGAGAAATTGAGGGGACAGTCAAAACATTAACTATTAAACGCACACCATTAGGTGAGTTGTTTATGGTTGTGGTGGTTGACGAAGGTAACAAGCCAGAAACCAAATTCATGACTGGTAAGATAGCGGGATTTGATTTCGGTTTAAAAACCTTTCTCACTTGCTCAGACGGTACAACAATTGAGTCTCCCCAGTTTTTTAAGCAATCCCTAAATGCAATTAAAAAAGCCAGCCGACAGCATTCTAAGAAATTAAAAGGTTCAGCCAATCGTGAGCAAGCTAGAAAGAACTTAGTACGCAGGTATGAAGATATCTTTAACCGTCGTCGTGATTGGTTCTGGAAGTTAGCCCATGAGTTAACGGATAAATTTGATGTTCTCTGTTTTGAAACCTTAAACCTTAAAGGAATGCAACGACTTTGGGGAAGGAAAATATCAGACTTGGCTTTTGGTGAATTACTGCAAATTCTAGAATGGGTTGCCAAAAACAAGAATAAACTGGTTGTTTTCATTGACCCGTGGTATCCCAGTAGCAAAACCTGCTCTAGCTGTGGACATATTTTAGAAAACCTAGATTTGTCAATTAGACGCTGGCGTTGTCCTTCATGTCAATCTGAAAATGATCGGGATGGAAACGCTAGTTTGAATATTAAAAGAGTCGGGAGTTCGACTCTAGGCGTAGGAGATGTTAGACAGTCCCAGACTGCAATCTCTGTCTGA
- a CDS encoding glycosyltransferase family 2 protein, which yields MRNGVISARVNEGNESISAMIPDVSLVVPVHDEVESLPLLLEAIASTLSTSGLSYEIICVDDGSTDGSDKFLKEQACIRPDLKAVILRRNYGQTAAMAAGFNYALGNAIVTLDADLQNDPEDIPILLAKLGEGYDLVSGWRHKRQDAAISRLLPSKIANWLIGKITGVKLHDYGCSLKAYRSEVVADMNLYGELHRFLPALAYIEGARITEIPVRHHARRFGRSKYGIWRTFRVLMDLLTISFMKKFLTRPMHVFGLLGLISMISGTGIGIYLTFVKLALGEMIGNRPLLILAVLLLVTGVQLFCFGLLAELLMRTYHESQGRPIYRVREVVAKNGN from the coding sequence ATGAGGAATGGAGTAATTTCAGCCAGGGTGAACGAAGGAAATGAAAGTATTTCCGCCATGATTCCCGATGTTTCCCTGGTGGTTCCAGTGCATGATGAAGTAGAAAGTCTGCCTTTGTTATTAGAGGCGATCGCATCTACTTTATCTACTAGTGGGTTGAGTTATGAAATTATTTGTGTGGATGATGGCTCAACCGATGGTTCAGACAAATTTCTCAAAGAACAAGCGTGCATCCGTCCCGATTTGAAAGCAGTGATTTTGCGGCGGAATTACGGTCAAACTGCGGCAATGGCAGCTGGATTTAACTATGCTTTAGGTAATGCGATCGTCACCTTAGATGCTGATTTGCAAAACGATCCAGAAGATATTCCGATTTTATTGGCAAAGTTAGGGGAAGGTTATGACTTAGTGAGTGGTTGGCGACATAAACGCCAGGATGCAGCTATCTCCCGCTTACTTCCTTCCAAAATTGCTAACTGGTTGATTGGCAAAATCACGGGCGTAAAACTGCACGATTATGGCTGTTCTCTCAAAGCTTATCGCTCCGAAGTCGTGGCAGATATGAATCTGTATGGGGAACTGCACCGCTTTTTACCAGCTTTGGCTTATATCGAAGGGGCAAGAATTACAGAAATTCCTGTACGACATCATGCCCGACGCTTTGGCCGGAGTAAATACGGCATTTGGCGGACGTTTCGCGTCCTCATGGATTTGTTAACTATCTCTTTCATGAAGAAGTTCCTCACGCGTCCAATGCACGTTTTCGGCTTGTTAGGATTAATCTCCATGATTTCGGGTACAGGTATAGGCATCTACTTAACTTTTGTCAAGTTGGCTTTAGGTGAAATGATTGGCAATCGCCCTTTGTTGATTTTGGCGGTGCTGTTACTTGTAACGGGGGTACAGTTATTCTGCTTTGGTCTTTTGGCAGAGTTACTGATGCGTACATACCATGAATCCCAAGGCCGGCCAATTTATCGCGTGAGAGAAGTTGTAGCAAAAAATGGCAACTAA
- a CDS encoding cation-translocating P-type ATPase: protein MSANSLPESSTTWHSLEVDKALGLLNSNADSGLTTEEVEQRLQKYGPNELEEHGGRSAWEILFDQFKNIMLLMLIAVAFISGSLDFISWQAGELKPGEIPFKDTIAILAIVILNGILGYVQESRAEQALAALKKLASPSVRVIRSGKLVDVAAKDIVPGDVMLLEAGVQISADGRLIEQANLQVRESALTGEAEAVNKQASLQLPEDTSLGDRINVVYQGTEVVQGRGKVLVTNTGMTTELGKIATMLQSVENEPTPLQQRMTQLGNVLVSGSLVLVAIVVVGGVIQAGNFSPLRDLLEVSLSMAVAVVPEGLPAVITVTLALGTQRMVRRNALIRKLPAVETLGSVTTICSDKTGTLTQNKMVVQSIYTNHKTFRVTGEGYAPVGEFQLDGQNVPAEDYPEIPALLVACAVCNDSVLQKEAGEWMILGDPTEGALVTLAGKAGIEKDQWNYKLPRVREFPFSSERKRMSVISQVEKVATGEPTMATVDPTLAGLVNSEPYIMFTKGSPELILARCTAIHLGANSDHLNDEQRQQILAANDQLASKGLRVLGFAYKPLAEVPPEGSDETSEQGMVWLGLVGMLDAPRPEVRAAVQECREAGIRPIMITGDHQLTARAIATDLGIAQEGDRVLTGQELQRMDDQELEQQVDLVSIYARVSPEHKLRIVQALQRRGRFVAMTGDGVNDAPALKQADIGIAMGITGTDVSKEASDMVLLDDNFATIVTATKEGRVVYTNIRRFIKYILGSNIGEVLTIAAAPLMGLGGVPLTPLQILWMNLVTDGLPALALAVEPPEPDVMKRPPFSPRESIFARGLGSYMIRIGIVFAIISIILMKWAYDHSHAVTGPGLDPERWKTMVFTSLCIAQMGHAIAIRSNNQLTIETNPVSNPYVLGAVVVTTILQLMLVYVPPLRDFFGTHWLPLDELAICVGFSALMFVWVEMEKLFFRFMGKRTV from the coding sequence ATGTCTGCTAATTCTCTGCCTGAAAGTTCCACTACTTGGCACAGCTTGGAAGTTGATAAAGCACTAGGACTGCTCAATAGTAATGCAGACAGTGGCTTGACAACCGAAGAAGTTGAACAACGGTTGCAAAAATATGGCCCCAACGAGCTAGAAGAACATGGAGGCCGTAGCGCTTGGGAGATTCTGTTTGATCAGTTCAAGAACATTATGTTGTTGATGCTGATTGCAGTAGCTTTTATTTCTGGGTCTTTAGATTTTATCTCTTGGCAAGCAGGTGAACTCAAGCCTGGGGAAATACCTTTCAAAGATACGATCGCCATCTTAGCGATTGTCATCCTCAATGGTATTCTCGGTTATGTTCAGGAAAGTCGTGCTGAACAAGCCCTCGCGGCATTGAAAAAACTCGCCTCTCCCTCTGTGCGGGTCATCCGTAGTGGTAAGTTGGTAGATGTAGCAGCCAAAGATATAGTCCCAGGGGATGTGATGTTGTTAGAGGCTGGGGTGCAAATCTCCGCCGATGGCCGCTTGATTGAACAAGCTAATTTACAGGTGCGAGAGTCGGCTTTAACTGGTGAAGCGGAAGCCGTAAATAAACAAGCATCTTTACAACTACCAGAAGATACATCTTTAGGCGATCGCATTAATGTAGTTTACCAAGGTACTGAAGTAGTCCAAGGTCGTGGCAAGGTGCTAGTAACTAATACTGGCATGACCACGGAACTAGGCAAAATTGCCACCATGTTGCAGTCGGTGGAAAATGAACCTACCCCCTTGCAACAACGGATGACTCAGCTAGGGAATGTTCTAGTAAGCGGTTCCTTGGTGTTGGTGGCGATTGTCGTTGTGGGTGGTGTCATTCAAGCAGGGAATTTTAGCCCCCTGAGAGACTTATTAGAAGTTTCCTTGAGTATGGCAGTAGCCGTAGTTCCCGAAGGTTTACCCGCCGTAATTACAGTTACCTTGGCACTGGGAACCCAGCGCATGGTGCGGCGTAATGCCTTAATTCGTAAACTACCAGCCGTAGAAACCTTGGGTTCTGTAACTACTATTTGTTCTGATAAAACCGGGACACTCACCCAGAACAAAATGGTAGTGCAGTCAATTTACACAAACCATAAAACTTTTCGCGTCACAGGTGAAGGTTATGCACCAGTGGGCGAGTTTCAGCTAGATGGTCAAAACGTGCCGGCGGAAGATTATCCGGAAATTCCCGCTTTGTTAGTTGCTTGTGCTGTCTGTAACGACTCAGTACTACAAAAAGAAGCAGGGGAATGGATGATTTTAGGCGACCCTACAGAAGGGGCATTAGTGACACTGGCAGGTAAAGCAGGCATTGAAAAAGACCAGTGGAACTATAAGTTACCCCGTGTGAGAGAGTTTCCGTTTTCTTCGGAACGTAAACGCATGAGCGTCATTTCCCAGGTAGAGAAGGTAGCCACAGGTGAACCGACAATGGCAACCGTTGATCCCACCTTGGCAGGTCTGGTCAACAGTGAACCTTACATCATGTTTACCAAGGGTTCCCCAGAGTTGATTTTGGCACGTTGCACAGCCATTCACTTGGGTGCAAACTCAGACCACCTCAATGACGAACAACGTCAACAAATTTTGGCAGCAAATGACCAGTTGGCTAGTAAAGGTCTGCGGGTATTAGGTTTTGCTTACAAACCCTTGGCAGAAGTGCCGCCGGAAGGGTCGGATGAGACATCAGAACAAGGAATGGTTTGGCTGGGCTTGGTGGGGATGCTAGATGCCCCACGTCCTGAAGTCCGGGCAGCAGTCCAAGAGTGCCGAGAAGCTGGTATTCGCCCCATTATGATTACAGGCGACCATCAACTAACGGCAAGAGCGATCGCCACAGACCTGGGTATTGCCCAAGAAGGTGACAGAGTTCTCACTGGTCAAGAATTACAACGGATGGATGACCAGGAATTAGAACAACAAGTAGACCTAGTAAGCATTTATGCGCGGGTATCTCCAGAACACAAATTGCGGATTGTCCAAGCGCTGCAACGTCGTGGTAGATTCGTCGCCATGACGGGCGATGGTGTGAACGATGCCCCAGCCCTCAAACAAGCTGATATTGGGATCGCTATGGGTATTACTGGCACAGATGTCAGTAAAGAAGCCAGCGATATGGTGCTACTTGATGACAACTTCGCTACTATTGTCACCGCAACTAAAGAAGGTAGGGTAGTTTACACCAACATCCGCCGCTTTATCAAATACATCCTGGGCAGCAACATCGGCGAAGTCCTCACCATTGCGGCTGCACCACTCATGGGACTAGGAGGAGTACCCCTAACACCCCTACAAATTCTCTGGATGAACTTGGTAACAGATGGTTTACCAGCCTTAGCCTTGGCTGTGGAACCGCCCGAACCTGATGTGATGAAGCGCCCACCCTTCAGCCCCCGTGAAAGCATTTTTGCTAGAGGCTTGGGTTCTTACATGATTCGTATCGGGATTGTCTTTGCCATCATCAGTATTATCTTGATGAAATGGGCTTATGATCATTCCCACGCAGTGACAGGGCCAGGACTCGATCCTGAGCGTTGGAAAACAATGGTCTTTACATCTCTGTGTATTGCTCAAATGGGTCATGCGATCGCCATTCGCTCCAACAACCAACTCACCATAGAGACGAATCCTGTCTCAAATCCTTATGTATTAGGGGCAGTTGTTGTCACAACAATTTTGCAACTCATGCTGGTCTACGTTCCACCCCTGCGGGATTTCTTTGGCACTCACTGGCTACCACTTGACGAGTTAGCAATTTGCGTCGGCTTCAGCGCCTTGATGTTTGTTTGGGTGGAGATGGAGAAGTTATTCTTCCGCTTTATGGGTAAGAGGACTGTTTAG
- a CDS encoding C40 family peptidase: MLSNLESSIQSPKLGEYQCLAALNLYDSPECTSLATQAAVGRHLRVTSNQQGAAVEVCLCEDDYPGWLSLGDWGLLKPATVLYQAKSFSESEIKKLLPEAIAFTQKAMQQSNYYLWGGTVGPNFDCSGLMQAAFVSAGIWLPRDAYQQEAFTQAITIDELTPGDLVFFGTPVKATHVGLYLGDSHYIHSSGKAQGRDGIGIDILSEQGDVVSRSYYQQLRGAGRVVKSYEPQRH; the protein is encoded by the coding sequence ATGCTCTCTAATTTAGAATCGTCCATCCAAAGCCCCAAATTGGGAGAATACCAATGTCTTGCTGCGTTGAATTTATATGATTCTCCTGAATGTACCAGCTTGGCTACTCAGGCCGCAGTCGGGCGACATTTGCGGGTAACATCAAATCAGCAAGGTGCGGCAGTTGAGGTGTGTTTATGTGAGGATGACTACCCAGGGTGGCTATCCCTTGGAGACTGGGGTTTATTAAAACCTGCTACTGTACTTTATCAGGCTAAATCATTTTCGGAATCGGAAATTAAAAAACTGCTACCAGAGGCGATCGCTTTTACTCAAAAAGCCATGCAACAATCAAACTATTACCTCTGGGGTGGCACGGTCGGGCCAAATTTTGATTGTTCTGGTTTAATGCAGGCGGCGTTTGTATCTGCGGGAATTTGGCTACCCAGAGACGCTTATCAACAAGAGGCTTTTACCCAAGCAATTACTATTGACGAATTAACACCGGGTGACTTGGTATTTTTTGGCACTCCTGTAAAAGCCACCCATGTAGGACTGTATTTAGGAGATAGTCATTACATCCATAGTTCTGGTAAAGCACAAGGACGCGATGGGATTGGAATTGATATCCTTTCGGAACAGGGAGACGTGGTAAGTCGGTCATACTATCAGCAACTACGAGGCGCTGGCAGAGTTGTTAAAAGTTACGAACCACAAAGACACTAA
- a CDS encoding PEP-CTERM sorting domain-containing protein: protein MKSLLLGLIAVLAFAPNAYAANIVYSESSQGDFSGNNLNPTKLNLSQGSNIIVGSTTGNPNLDQDFFSITIPSGYTLKKIILAGYKGLDDDVINQGFLAVQAGSLIEDGTITGNNPQLLGAATIGAEPGKQVGDNILDDLAKADSIRGFSFVGFPSGVLTQGNYIFWIQETKNGIEEYQLDFVLSQTPEPSAMLGLGMVMGIGMLLNRKQLLHSR from the coding sequence ATGAAAAGCTTATTGTTAGGGTTAATAGCTGTATTGGCATTTGCTCCCAACGCATACGCAGCAAACATCGTATATAGTGAAAGCTCCCAGGGGGACTTCTCTGGCAATAACTTGAACCCGACAAAACTCAACCTCTCCCAGGGTTCCAATATCATTGTTGGCTCCACAACCGGTAACCCCAATCTTGACCAAGATTTCTTTTCCATTACTATTCCCTCTGGTTATACACTCAAAAAAATCATTTTGGCTGGATACAAGGGACTAGATGACGATGTGATAAATCAAGGATTTTTAGCAGTACAAGCAGGTTCCCTGATTGAAGATGGCACTATTACTGGCAATAATCCTCAATTACTTGGTGCAGCCACGATTGGTGCAGAACCAGGAAAACAAGTTGGCGATAATATCCTAGACGATTTGGCTAAAGCTGATTCCATCCGGGGCTTTTCATTTGTCGGTTTCCCTAGTGGTGTACTTACACAGGGAAATTACATCTTTTGGATTCAGGAAACTAAGAACGGTATAGAAGAATATCAATTAGATTTTGTACTTTCCCAAACTCCCGAACCTTCCGCTATGTTAGGTCTAGGTATGGTTATGGGTATTGGTATGCTGTTGAACCGGAAGCAATTACTCCACTCCAGATAA